The sequence below is a genomic window from Caldisericaceae bacterium.
GTATCCAATTTCAGGATGCTTCAAAATTATTTCACTTTTACTCACATTTACGGGTTTATCAGTTTTTAAAAGATCCTCTGGCACACCAATTTTTCCAATATCGTGTAAAAGTCCTCCGATTTTACAACGGTATACCTCAGCATCTGGTAGGTTCATCTCTTTTGCAATCGCCTCTGATATCAAAGAAACTCTTAAGGAATGGTAAGCACTGTAAGTGTCTTTTAGCTCAACTGATTTAACCAACACACTAATTAAACCAGTAAATCCGTTTTTAATGGTTGCAACATAGTCTTGCGAAGCAATAAGTGAGGCAACCATGTTAGTAAAAATTTCTACAATTTTCAACTCTTCTTTATTGAATCTTTTTCCTTTTAATTTTGTAAGAAGAATAGCCCCATAAAGTTTGTTATTAAAAGTAATAGGGGTTGCAAGAAGTGAAGATTCCTCATCTGGTGTTCCTGGTATATGCTTTGATATAGGATTTTTGTTTGCTTCATTTAGAAACGCAGGCTCTCTTGTTGTGGCTACTCTGCCTGTAAAACCTTCACCTAATTTTAACTTTATTTTGAGAATCTCGTTTTTGTATACACCGTCAACGTATTCTGGTATAAGAGTATCACGACCATCTAAAACAAAATACGTAAATTCGTCTGCATTAGTTACTTCTCTAAGAGTCTCCCACATTGCACTCACAAAGCGCGTTTTGTCGGTTAGTTTATAAACTTCTCTTGATAAATTTTGTAGAGAATTTATTATAATGTTGAGCTTTTTATTTTCTTGCGATACAGTAATTAGTTGTGATAATGTTACAACTACTAATAGTAAAAGAAAGGAAATAATAAAAAATAAAAAAGCAATAAGTGTCATCATACGTTAAATCTAAAGTGAACTATCTCCTTGTC
It includes:
- a CDS encoding HD domain-containing protein yields the protein MMTLIAFLFFIISFLLLLVVVTLSQLITVSQENKKLNIIINSLQNLSREVYKLTDKTRFVSAMWETLREVTNADEFTYFVLDGRDTLIPEYVDGVYKNEILKIKLKLGEGFTGRVATTREPAFLNEANKNPISKHIPGTPDEESSLLATPITFNNKLYGAILLTKLKGKRFNKEELKIVEIFTNMVASLIASQDYVATIKNGFTGLISVLVKSVELKDTYSAYHSLRVSLISEAIAKEMNLPDAEVYRCKIGGLLHDIGKIGVPEDLLKTDKPVNVSKSEIILKHPEIGYNLLKKIALLDDVADTVLYHHEWYNGNGYPKGLKGEQIPISSRVVSVADAIDAMYYGRPYSQRKSIEAICSELKRWSSMQFDPKVVLTAIQSRRKIEEIIVNEFNESTEDYGKIFENI